In the Fusobacterium perfoetens genome, one interval contains:
- the smc gene encoding chromosome segregation protein SMC: MHLKGVEIYGFKSFGERIKIDFTGGITSIVGPNGSGKSNILDSILWVLGEQSYKNIRAKESKDIIFSGGESKKSANSAEVSLFIDNKDGYFPTDEDTLKVTRKIYTNGENEYLINDKKARLKDISDMFMDTGIGKSAYSVIGQGKVERIISSSKKEVKEIIEEAAGVKKYQIRKIESEKKLANVVNEVEKIDLILTETGEHRAKIKKQAEKALEFLKIKDERDSLNKGVFTFELARNKNLFEKSKAREQELVENLEKIENEKKSKEQEIEQVKKDISFVKETIEKLMSKNEDLKNMINDFEKEKAKLLEREKGFEREEKERNERIESFKDKILKNQEECNKLLEEKENLKSFLETSEIKVGELEKEINSLENKKSSLEKEIELKKRQILDFEVTKLQYDNEIESSEKRVKGSTARINNLTTELQEIEKKILENKTLLEESKKNKENSEKSLKENEKNQNECEKNISDISIKINRANDELRKSELDVTKAQDRYNSIHRFEENNEGFYKGVKEILNLGMKGVEGALISIINIPEKFEKAIEASIAGNLQDIVVENSGIAKKCIEILKERKVGKASFLALDTIKTFAKKDIPRFDGVIGRGSELVEFNPKYQKIIDMVLGNLLIVENIDIAIAISKKNIFSGNIVSLSGELISGSGRITGGENKNSAISQMFERRKEMRRLEEIISNSTERIGKIKKYLEENSEKLSELETRTQNLDSENTTIRKNIKNYTEEFENLKSKSERFEKEKKVSLTEKEEEENYIREYNKRIKESTENRENLEKNTKEIRESIDEKSKEVSTLGENVDKIKIEYSDIKIKYLNSKDRNTQIENDMEKNQTEKKELENEKVQAVERLEKLKLEIENIKKNLMDIEKNKEEKELQFEKENKELGVADEKEQLLQIKEKELIGLIKDIEGKKYKEEEKRVTEREKLSQYEEKINYFEETLAGMENIPIKTIEESIYKSSVDRVKYLNNKLKDFESVNLLAVEEFKELDERYNFIKSQKEDLEASRSSLLEIIEDIGNSIRERFFDAYNNINNNFNQMCMETIDNSEGSLTLSNEEDFENCGVEIFVKFRNKKRQSLTLLSGGEKSMVAIAFIMAIFMYKPSPFTFLDEIEAALDEKNTKKLIGKLKEFTDKSQFILITHNKETMRSSDSIFGVTMNKKIGISKIVPVKL; encoded by the coding sequence GGAGAAAATGAATATTTAATCAACGATAAAAAAGCAAGACTTAAAGATATAAGTGATATGTTTATGGATACTGGTATTGGAAAGTCTGCTTACTCTGTAATCGGTCAAGGAAAAGTTGAGAGAATAATCTCATCTTCTAAAAAAGAGGTAAAAGAGATAATCGAAGAGGCTGCAGGAGTAAAAAAATATCAGATTAGAAAAATAGAGTCTGAAAAAAAACTAGCCAATGTAGTAAACGAAGTTGAAAAAATAGATTTGATTTTGACAGAAACAGGGGAACATAGAGCTAAAATAAAAAAACAAGCTGAAAAAGCTTTGGAATTTTTAAAAATAAAAGATGAAAGAGATTCTCTGAATAAGGGAGTTTTTACTTTTGAACTAGCTAGAAACAAAAATCTTTTTGAAAAATCAAAGGCTAGAGAGCAAGAGCTTGTTGAAAATCTTGAAAAAATAGAAAATGAAAAAAAATCTAAAGAGCAAGAGATAGAGCAAGTAAAAAAAGATATATCCTTTGTAAAAGAAACTATCGAAAAATTAATGAGCAAAAATGAAGATCTAAAAAATATGATTAATGATTTTGAAAAAGAGAAAGCAAAACTTCTTGAAAGAGAAAAGGGATTTGAAAGAGAAGAAAAAGAAAGAAATGAGAGAATTGAAAGTTTTAAGGATAAAATCCTAAAAAATCAAGAGGAATGCAATAAGCTTTTGGAAGAGAAAGAAAATTTAAAATCTTTCTTAGAAACTAGTGAAATAAAAGTAGGAGAACTTGAAAAAGAGATAAACTCTCTTGAAAATAAAAAAAGCTCTCTAGAAAAAGAGATTGAACTTAAAAAAAGACAGATACTTGATTTTGAAGTAACAAAACTTCAATATGATAACGAAATAGAAAGTTCAGAAAAAAGAGTTAAAGGAAGTACCGCAAGAATTAACAATTTAACTACTGAACTACAAGAGATAGAGAAAAAAATCTTAGAAAATAAAACTCTTTTGGAAGAAAGTAAAAAAAATAAAGAAAATTCTGAGAAGAGTTTAAAAGAAAATGAAAAAAATCAAAATGAATGTGAAAAAAATATAAGTGACATCAGTATAAAAATAAATAGAGCTAATGATGAGCTTAGAAAAAGTGAATTAGATGTTACAAAAGCTCAAGATAGATATAATAGCATTCATAGATTTGAAGAAAATAACGAGGGATTTTATAAAGGAGTTAAAGAAATTCTTAATCTTGGAATGAAAGGTGTAGAGGGAGCTTTAATCTCTATAATAAATATTCCTGAAAAATTTGAAAAAGCTATTGAGGCATCTATTGCAGGAAATCTTCAAGATATAGTTGTAGAAAATAGTGGAATTGCTAAAAAATGTATTGAGATTTTAAAAGAGAGAAAGGTTGGTAAAGCCTCTTTCTTGGCTCTTGATACAATAAAAACTTTTGCTAAAAAAGATATTCCGAGATTTGATGGAGTAATAGGAAGAGGGTCTGAACTTGTGGAGTTTAACCCAAAATACCAAAAAATAATCGATATGGTGCTTGGAAATCTTTTAATAGTGGAAAATATAGATATAGCTATTGCAATCTCTAAGAAAAATATTTTTTCTGGTAATATTGTAAGTCTTTCTGGGGAATTGATAAGTGGTAGTGGAAGAATTACAGGGGGGGAAAATAAAAACTCAGCTATCTCTCAAATGTTTGAAAGAAGAAAAGAGATGAGAAGACTAGAGGAGATAATCTCAAACTCGACTGAAAGAATTGGAAAGATAAAAAAATATCTAGAGGAAAATAGCGAAAAATTATCAGAACTAGAAACTAGAACTCAAAATCTTGATAGTGAAAATACTACAATCAGAAAAAATATTAAAAATTATACTGAAGAATTTGAAAATTTAAAATCTAAGTCTGAAAGATTTGAAAAAGAGAAAAAAGTATCTCTAACTGAAAAGGAAGAGGAAGAAAATTACATAAGAGAATATAATAAAAGAATAAAAGAATCAACAGAAAATAGAGAAAACTTGGAAAAAAATACAAAAGAGATTAGAGAATCTATTGATGAAAAATCAAAAGAGGTATCTACTCTTGGAGAAAATGTTGATAAAATAAAAATAGAATATTCTGATATAAAAATAAAATATTTAAATAGTAAAGATAGAAACACTCAGATTGAAAATGATATGGAGAAAAATCAAACTGAAAAGAAAGAGCTAGAAAATGAAAAAGTTCAAGCTGTTGAAAGATTGGAAAAATTAAAATTAGAGATAGAAAATATCAAAAAAAATCTGATGGATATAGAAAAAAACAAAGAGGAAAAAGAGTTACAATTTGAAAAGGAAAATAAAGAGCTTGGAGTGGCTGATGAAAAGGAACAACTTCTTCAAATAAAAGAAAAGGAACTTATAGGTCTTATAAAAGATATTGAGGGAAAAAAATATAAAGAGGAAGAAAAAAGAGTAACAGAAAGGGAAAAACTTTCACAATATGAGGAAAAAATAAATTATTTTGAAGAAACACTTGCTGGAATGGAAAATATTCCAATAAAAACTATTGAAGAAAGTATTTACAAATCTTCGGTAGATAGAGTAAAATATTTAAATAATAAATTAAAAGATTTTGAAAGTGTAAACCTTTTGGCTGTGGAAGAGTTTAAGGAACTTGACGAAAGATATAATTTTATAAAATCGCAAAAAGAGGATTTAGAAGCAAGTAGAAGTTCTCTTCTTGAGATAATAGAAGATATTGGAAACTCCATAAGAGAGAGATTTTTTGATGCCTATAACAATATAAATAATAACTTTAATCAAATGTGTATGGAAACGATTGATAACTCTGAGGGAAGTCTGACACTATCCAATGAGGAAGATTTTGAAAACTGTGGAGTAGAGATTTTTGTAAAATTTAGAAATAAAAAAAGACAATCTCTAACTTTACTTTCTGGTGGAGAAAAATCAATGGTGGCGATAGCATTTATTATGGCAATATTTATGTACAAGCCAAGTCCATTTACATTCCTTGATGAGATTGAGGCAGCTCTTGATGAAAAAAATACTAAGAAGCTTATTGGAAAATTAAAAGAGTTTACAGATAAATCTCAATTCATTCTAATAACACATAATAAAGAAACTATGAGATCATCTGATAGTATATTTGGAGTTACTATGAATAAGAAAATCGGTATCTCAAAAATAGTCCCTGTTAAACTTTAA
- the lpxK gene encoding tetraacyldisaccharide 4'-kinase: protein MKLLSYIYYLVTSLRNWLYDRKIFKIKKIEDLFVICIGNITVGGTGKTPAVQYFAKKLQEQGKKVVVVSRGYRGKRKVDPLVVSDGKKILVTSKESGDEPYSHALNLKVPVVVGRDRYEAAKLAKKVFNADTILLDDGFQHRKFFRNWDIVLVDATNPFGWRALLPKGTLREAFSSGAKRASEFIITKSDLVSEEDLKVIKRFLKVRYKKPVSVAVHGIKALYDMKGNMKPLFWVKGKRVLLFSGLANPLNFEKTVISLDPAYIERVDFLDHHSFNKKDIALIEKRAKDMKAEYIITTEKDMVKLPKDINIEKLFVLKIEFDILEDNTLECLRGETNE from the coding sequence ATGAAATTATTATCATATATATATTATCTTGTTACGAGCCTGAGAAACTGGCTCTATGATAGGAAAATTTTTAAAATAAAAAAAATAGAAGATCTTTTTGTAATCTGTATAGGAAATATCACAGTTGGGGGAACAGGAAAAACTCCAGCTGTACAATATTTTGCAAAAAAATTACAAGAGCAGGGAAAAAAAGTAGTGGTAGTTTCTAGAGGTTATAGAGGAAAAAGAAAAGTTGACCCACTGGTTGTATCAGACGGAAAGAAAATTCTTGTTACCTCAAAAGAAAGTGGAGATGAACCATATAGCCACGCCCTTAATTTAAAAGTTCCAGTTGTTGTAGGAAGAGATAGGTATGAGGCAGCAAAACTTGCAAAAAAAGTTTTTAATGCAGATACTATTCTTTTAGATGACGGATTTCAACATAGAAAGTTTTTTAGAAATTGGGATATAGTTTTAGTTGATGCTACAAATCCTTTTGGTTGGAGAGCTTTACTTCCAAAGGGAACTTTGAGAGAGGCTTTTAGTAGTGGTGCAAAAAGAGCCTCAGAATTTATAATTACAAAATCAGACCTTGTGTCAGAAGAAGATTTAAAAGTTATAAAAAGATTTTTAAAAGTGAGATATAAAAAACCTGTTTCAGTAGCAGTTCATGGAATAAAAGCTCTGTATGATATGAAAGGAAATATGAAACCTCTGTTTTGGGTAAAAGGAAAGAGGGTTTTACTTTTTTCAGGACTTGCCAATCCTCTTAATTTTGAAAAAACAGTTATCTCTCTTGACCCAGCTTATATAGAGAGAGTGGACTTTTTAGATCATCACAGCTTTAACAAAAAAGATATTGCTCTTATAGAAAAAAGAGCTAAGGATATGAAAGCAGAATATATAATAACTACTGAAAAAGATATGGTAAAATTACCAAAAGATATAAATATAGAAAAACTATTTGTTTTAAAAATAGAATTTGATATACTAGAGGACAATACTTTAGAGTGTTTGAGAGGAGAAACAAATGAATAA